The Aequorivita sublithincola DSM 14238 genome window below encodes:
- a CDS encoding REP-associated tyrosine transposase, translated as MSRKYKFHNGSAAYFISFAVVNWIDVFTRPAYFKVITDSLDYCRNNKGMALFAYCIMPSHIHLLFRDDNENPSGLLRDFKGFTSKKMIAAIMEHPQESRREWMLWMFKRAGTKNSNVKEYQFWQQNNHPIELWSTPVIKEKFNYIHNNPVVAGLVMEPWDWKHSSARNYAELDAVIPIDDIGFLG; from the coding sequence ATGAGCAGGAAATATAAATTTCACAATGGGTCAGCGGCTTATTTTATTTCATTTGCGGTAGTTAATTGGATTGATGTATTTACTCGTCCAGCCTATTTTAAAGTAATTACAGATAGCTTAGACTATTGTCGAAATAATAAAGGAATGGCGCTGTTTGCATATTGCATTATGCCAAGCCATATTCATCTTCTGTTTCGAGATGACAACGAAAATCCTTCAGGATTGTTAAGGGACTTTAAAGGTTTTACTTCCAAAAAAATGATTGCTGCTATTATGGAACATCCTCAAGAGAGCAGAAGGGAATGGATGCTTTGGATGTTTAAAAGAGCAGGAACAAAGAACAGCAATGTAAAGGAATATCAATTTTGGCAGCAAAATAATCATCCTATTGAATTGTGGAGCACACCAGTTATAAAGGAAAAATTTAATTATATCCATAATAATCCGGTAGTTGCTGGCTTAGTAATGGAACCGTGGGACTGGAAGCATAGTAGCGCACGTAATTATGCAGAGCTTGATGCTGTAATACCTATTGATGATATCGGATTTCTTGGATGA
- a CDS encoding exonuclease domain-containing protein has product MNRTQLFAKHFYNLGLNITCISNQLTENNFYSPNLLKAANHPWEHLLTERQSQKELDNYNWTYATGLGLIAGFDNLHVLDIDGCSNEEFVNDILLLLGLPKYYEWVVKSGSQDGFHIHFYSDILEEIEIDRMCTTYPANEENFGLFEKMELLWNTNVVLPNSIHKSGQKYKFLNTNLPKTKPNYIDIQRFEKIIDLFLNRSKMIVKKPETYIDPPEYTKLIGLEQPSNLISVDLAELNRELLFIFDTETDGLIKGVSFPNIVQISWAIMDFDGIIHRKKTELINSNFDITSKAFEVNRLSPKVIQELGISPEEAFQIIAYDLKYCSTIVAHNIDFDLKILENEFAKYNIDFNFEGIKKFCTMKWGFNQLKTNSNPNPKFPKMTELYEYIFHHKIKQYHNAHSDVVILSKIVKSIITTKSSS; this is encoded by the coding sequence ATGAATAGAACACAATTATTTGCCAAACATTTTTATAATCTCGGTTTAAATATTACTTGTATATCTAACCAATTAACAGAAAATAACTTTTACAGCCCAAATCTTTTAAAGGCCGCCAACCATCCCTGGGAACATCTTTTAACCGAAAGGCAGAGTCAAAAAGAGTTGGATAATTATAACTGGACTTATGCTACAGGTCTTGGATTAATTGCAGGTTTTGATAATTTACACGTTTTAGATATTGATGGATGTTCTAACGAAGAATTTGTAAATGACATTTTGTTATTACTTGGACTACCTAAATATTATGAATGGGTAGTGAAATCAGGCAGTCAGGATGGATTTCATATACATTTTTATTCAGATATCTTAGAAGAGATTGAAATCGATAGAATGTGTACTACCTATCCAGCCAATGAAGAAAATTTTGGGCTATTTGAAAAAATGGAATTATTATGGAATACCAATGTTGTCTTGCCTAACTCAATTCATAAATCAGGACAGAAATACAAATTTTTAAACACCAACTTGCCAAAAACTAAACCCAATTATATAGATATTCAAAGGTTTGAAAAGATTATTGATTTATTCTTGAATAGGAGTAAAATGATTGTAAAAAAACCAGAAACCTATATTGATCCACCAGAATACACAAAACTTATAGGACTAGAGCAGCCAAGTAACCTTATTAGTGTAGACTTAGCAGAATTAAATCGGGAATTGCTTTTTATTTTTGATACTGAAACAGATGGACTTATTAAAGGAGTTTCTTTTCCCAATATAGTGCAAATTTCTTGGGCAATTATGGACTTCGATGGAATAATACATAGGAAAAAAACTGAATTAATTAATAGCAATTTTGATATAACCTCAAAAGCTTTTGAAGTAAATAGATTAAGCCCCAAGGTTATTCAGGAATTAGGAATTAGTCCAGAAGAAGCATTCCAAATTATTGCATATGATTTAAAATATTGTTCTACAATTGTTGCTCATAATATTGATTTTGATTTAAAAATTCTTGAAAATGAATTCGCAAAATATAATATAGATTTCAATTTTGAAGGAATAAAGAAATTTTGCACAATGAAATGGGGATTTAATCAATTAAAAACTAATTCTAATCCAAATCCTAAATTTCCTAAAATGACTGAGCTTTACGAATATATATTCCACCATAAAATCAAACAATATCATAATGCTCATTCTGATGTGGTAATATTATCAAAAATTGTAAAGTCAATAATAACAACTAAAAGCTCATCATAA
- a CDS encoding B12-binding domain-containing radical SAM protein, protein MQSKILFITPPFTQLNTAYPAPAYLKGFLEEHDIAVHTCDLSIELFTEIFTGDFLRAMFKEAQALKHFDYPEVRRMKAKYIQCVDVVISFLQKQDLATAHKILAPNFLPMGHRLSKVNTTIKWDAGEIGIIDKAKHYGTLFIEEIGDFIQANVDEFFAFTKYAEQIATSASSFNEIDEFLSFQPTLIEEKMLDILMEKVKTEQPLIVCFTIPFPGNLFAALRCAQFTKQFFPTIKIAFGGGYCNTELRSLTDPRIFEFVDFISLDDGEGPLLKMVQYLEGTISINDLERTYVLENDAVVYKNKFPNTIYHHRNLPAPDYSGLPFDKYVSFLDVVNPMHRMWTDARWNKMTISHGCYWKQCSFCDVSLDYIGNYQNTTAEDLVNKIEKIVKDTGITGFHFVDEAAPPKMLRALANALIERNVKITWWTNIRFEKTFSFELCELMAKSGCIAVTGGLEVASDRLLAKMKKGVDIAQVTRVTHNFFENNIMVHAYLMYGFPTQTEQETIDSLDVVRQLFERNCIQSAYWHQFTTTVHSPIGKNPQDFGITITGPIFEGFAQNDLYHEDPQGADHPKYTKGLNLALHNYLNKTGFDKKMQHWFEFPVPGTSQPNGMIEGFLVEEIGIRQ, encoded by the coding sequence ATGCAATCCAAAATCCTATTCATAACGCCACCGTTCACCCAGCTAAACACCGCTTATCCGGCACCGGCTTATTTAAAAGGTTTTTTGGAAGAGCACGACATTGCGGTACATACTTGCGATTTAAGTATAGAACTCTTTACCGAAATTTTTACGGGCGATTTTCTTCGCGCTATGTTCAAGGAAGCACAAGCCTTAAAGCATTTTGATTATCCGGAAGTTCGCAGAATGAAGGCTAAGTACATTCAATGCGTAGATGTTGTTATTTCTTTTCTTCAAAAGCAGGATCTTGCAACGGCGCATAAAATTCTGGCACCTAATTTTTTACCGATGGGCCATCGACTGTCTAAAGTAAATACTACTATTAAATGGGACGCTGGCGAAATTGGCATTATCGATAAAGCAAAACATTATGGAACGCTTTTTATCGAAGAGATAGGCGATTTTATTCAGGCCAATGTAGATGAGTTTTTTGCCTTTACGAAGTATGCCGAGCAGATTGCCACTTCAGCCAGTAGCTTTAATGAGATAGATGAATTTTTAAGTTTTCAGCCAACGCTCATTGAAGAGAAAATGCTGGATATTCTAATGGAAAAAGTTAAAACGGAGCAACCGCTTATAGTTTGCTTTACCATTCCTTTTCCCGGAAATTTGTTTGCAGCCTTGCGTTGTGCGCAATTTACGAAACAGTTTTTTCCAACTATTAAAATTGCTTTTGGCGGCGGCTATTGCAATACCGAACTGCGTTCACTTACAGATCCGCGGATTTTTGAGTTTGTGGATTTTATTTCCTTGGACGATGGGGAAGGGCCTTTGCTAAAAATGGTTCAGTATCTGGAAGGGACCATTTCCATAAATGATTTGGAACGGACGTATGTGCTGGAAAACGATGCCGTTGTTTATAAGAATAAATTTCCGAACACCATTTACCATCATAGAAACTTGCCGGCGCCCGATTATTCTGGGTTGCCTTTTGATAAATATGTGTCTTTTTTGGATGTTGTAAACCCGATGCACCGAATGTGGACGGATGCACGATGGAATAAAATGACAATCTCTCACGGCTGTTATTGGAAACAATGTTCGTTTTGCGATGTGAGCTTGGATTATATAGGGAATTACCAAAACACCACCGCTGAAGATTTAGTCAATAAAATTGAAAAGATAGTTAAAGACACGGGCATTACAGGTTTTCATTTTGTGGATGAAGCAGCACCGCCAAAAATGTTGCGGGCTTTAGCAAATGCATTGATAGAACGGAATGTAAAAATTACGTGGTGGACGAATATTCGTTTCGAAAAAACTTTCAGCTTTGAGCTATGCGAATTAATGGCAAAGTCTGGTTGCATCGCCGTAACGGGCGGCTTGGAAGTTGCTTCCGATAGATTACTTGCCAAAATGAAAAAAGGTGTTGACATTGCGCAAGTAACACGCGTTACCCATAATTTTTTTGAAAACAATATTATGGTTCACGCGTATCTTATGTATGGATTTCCCACCCAAACGGAGCAAGAAACCATTGATTCGCTAGATGTGGTAAGGCAATTGTTTGAACGCAATTGTATTCAGAGCGCTTATTGGCACCAGTTTACCACTACGGTTCATAGTCCCATTGGCAAGAATCCTCAGGATTTTGGAATAACTATTACGGGACCTATTTTTGAAGGTTTTGCCCAAAACGATTTATATCACGAAGATCCCCAAGGCGCCGACCACCCCAAATATACCAAGGGATTAAACTTGGCATTGCACAATTATTTAAACAAAACGGGTTTCGATAAAAAAATGCAGCATTGGTTTGAGTTTCCGGTTCCTGGTACTAGTCAGCCTAATGGGATGATTGAGGGATTTTTAGTGGAGGAAATAGGTATTAGGCAGTAG
- a CDS encoding glutathione peroxidase — MNTLDKAKTPTTVAANKKKYSIYDIAINGLDGKPISLKTFRGKKILFVNVASECGFTNQYKELQSLSDTYADKLVVIGSPCNQFGKQEPGNASQIQEFCELNFGVTFLLTEKIAVKGSNQHPLYEWLTSKKLNGKKSSSVKWNFQKYLVDEKGNLIDYYFSITKPMSSKITKHL, encoded by the coding sequence ATGAATACACTCGATAAAGCAAAAACACCAACTACAGTTGCTGCGAACAAAAAAAAATATTCTATTTATGATATAGCTATAAATGGGTTGGATGGCAAACCTATTTCCCTTAAAACTTTTAGAGGCAAGAAAATACTTTTTGTAAATGTGGCTTCGGAGTGTGGCTTCACAAATCAATATAAAGAGCTACAATCCCTGAGCGATACATACGCTGATAAACTCGTTGTTATTGGTTCTCCGTGTAATCAATTTGGAAAACAAGAACCTGGAAATGCTTCGCAAATTCAAGAATTTTGCGAATTAAATTTTGGGGTAACATTTTTACTTACAGAGAAAATAGCGGTAAAAGGCAGCAATCAACATCCGTTATACGAATGGCTTACCTCAAAAAAACTTAACGGGAAGAAGAGTTCCAGTGTAAAATGGAATTTTCAAAAATATTTGGTGGACGAAAAAGGAAATCTCATTGATTATTACTTTTCGATCACCAAACCAATGAGTTCAAAAATTACGAAGCACTTATAA
- the folE gene encoding GTP cyclohydrolase I FolE produces the protein MKHQETMLNTLTKENRLNGFSDEEIGDEHFYSGLETPMRADAFKVSDEEKKYKIAGLFAEIMDVMGLDLTDDSLKGTPNRVAKMYIDEIFSGLNPANKPKAALFDNKYQYNQMLVEKNITFYSNCEHHFVPIIGKAHIAYISSGKVIGLSKLNRIVQYFAKRPQVQERLTNQIAAELTEILDTKDVAVIIDAKHLCVSSRGIKDDTSATVTSFYGGVFNTPNKIAELQNYLK, from the coding sequence ATGAAACACCAAGAAACTATGTTGAATACCCTCACTAAAGAAAATAGACTTAACGGATTTTCAGACGAAGAAATTGGCGATGAACATTTTTATTCCGGACTTGAAACGCCTATGAGAGCCGATGCATTTAAAGTGTCTGATGAAGAAAAGAAATATAAAATAGCAGGTCTTTTCGCAGAAATAATGGATGTTATGGGCTTAGATCTTACCGACGACTCCTTAAAAGGCACGCCTAATCGAGTTGCCAAAATGTATATAGATGAAATTTTTTCAGGTTTAAATCCAGCTAACAAACCTAAGGCTGCCTTGTTTGATAATAAATATCAATACAACCAAATGCTGGTTGAGAAGAACATCACATTTTATTCTAATTGTGAGCATCACTTTGTTCCAATTATAGGAAAGGCTCATATTGCCTATATATCTTCCGGCAAAGTGATTGGGCTTTCTAAGCTGAATAGAATTGTTCAATATTTCGCCAAAAGACCCCAAGTACAGGAGCGTTTAACAAACCAGATTGCTGCGGAACTTACTGAAATATTAGACACAAAAGATGTTGCGGTAATTATAGATGCAAAACATTTATGTGTTTCTTCCCGTGGAATAAAAGATGATACTTCTGCCACGGTAACTTCTTTTTATGGCGGGGTATTTAATACACCAAATAAAATTGCTGAATTGCAGAATTATTTAAAATAA
- a CDS encoding 6-pyruvoyl trahydropterin synthase family protein, translating to MNKIAIVRCEHFNAAHRLQNKNWSDEKNKAIFGKCNNPNYHGHNYELEVKVIGPCDPETGYVIDTKILSDLIKQEILDRFDHKNLNLDTLEFKDLNPTAENIAITIYNLLRPAIEAKLELKIKLYETPRNYVEYPH from the coding sequence ATGAATAAGATTGCCATTGTAAGGTGTGAACACTTTAACGCAGCACATAGATTACAAAATAAAAATTGGAGTGACGAAAAAAACAAAGCCATTTTTGGAAAATGCAACAACCCCAATTATCACGGTCATAATTATGAATTGGAAGTGAAAGTTATTGGGCCGTGTGATCCAGAGACTGGTTATGTTATAGACACAAAGATTTTGTCTGACTTAATAAAGCAAGAAATTTTAGATAGGTTCGACCACAAAAACCTTAATCTGGATACTCTTGAATTTAAAGACCTAAACCCCACTGCCGAGAATATTGCCATAACTATTTATAACTTGTTACGACCAGCGATCGAAGCCAAATTAGAATTAAAGATTAAACTTTATGAAACACCAAGAAACTATGTTGAATACCCTCACTAA
- a CDS encoding NAD(P)/FAD-dependent oxidoreductase produces the protein MKNSNYKIHIIGAGVSGLIAATVLEQNGFSPIIIEATDGVGGRVKTDIIEGYQLDHGFQVLLTAYPYAQKYLDLESLDLQKFVPGAAIYKNGKQILIGDPLRDVSLLFSTLFSGIGTFSDKLKILQLNHMLKKKTLSKIFSDKEQSTLSYLTDFGFSIEMINDFFKPFFSGIFLENKLETSSRMFEFVYKMFGEGYAALPKDGIEAIPKQLAQNLKHTTFKFNTKVTAVKDGEITLADNTKLESDFTILATDANDLIENLKNQALKWKSCDTLYFETENRTIRKPLIGLIPKEGTLINNIFYHTSLATSKKPNKELLSVTVIENQKVNNQELIDRVSEELKELCGISTCRFIKHYKIPMALPELADLRYEMSPSETRLTGGLFLAGDTQLNGSLNAAMLSGERAALGVIETISSNIS, from the coding sequence ATGAAAAATTCGAATTACAAAATACATATCATCGGAGCGGGAGTTAGCGGATTGATTGCGGCTACTGTTCTTGAGCAAAATGGATTTTCTCCAATTATTATTGAGGCTACGGATGGAGTAGGTGGAAGAGTGAAAACAGATATAATAGAAGGGTATCAATTAGACCATGGTTTTCAGGTTTTATTAACTGCTTACCCGTATGCCCAAAAGTATCTTGATTTGGAGTCGTTGGATTTACAGAAATTTGTGCCAGGAGCAGCCATTTACAAAAATGGCAAACAAATCTTGATAGGCGACCCCTTAAGAGACGTATCATTGTTATTTTCTACACTTTTCTCAGGCATTGGAACATTTTCAGACAAACTTAAAATACTTCAGCTGAATCATATGTTGAAGAAAAAAACGTTATCCAAAATCTTTTCTGATAAAGAGCAGTCTACGTTATCTTATTTAACGGATTTTGGTTTTTCAATTGAAATGATAAACGACTTTTTCAAACCTTTTTTCAGCGGTATTTTTCTTGAAAACAAATTGGAAACTTCCAGCAGAATGTTCGAATTTGTGTACAAAATGTTTGGAGAAGGTTATGCCGCATTACCAAAAGACGGTATTGAAGCGATTCCGAAGCAACTGGCTCAGAACCTAAAGCATACTACTTTTAAGTTCAACACTAAGGTGACAGCAGTAAAAGATGGCGAAATAACCCTTGCTGATAATACCAAATTAGAAAGTGACTTTACTATTTTGGCTACAGATGCCAATGATCTCATTGAAAATCTAAAAAACCAAGCATTGAAATGGAAGTCTTGTGATACATTATATTTTGAAACTGAAAACAGAACCATTAGAAAACCGTTAATCGGTCTTATTCCAAAAGAGGGAACTTTAATAAATAATATTTTTTATCATACGAGTTTAGCTACAAGCAAAAAACCGAATAAAGAATTGCTATCGGTAACCGTAATAGAGAATCAAAAGGTAAACAATCAAGAACTTATAGATCGGGTGAGCGAAGAATTAAAAGAGCTTTGTGGGATTAGTACGTGTAGGTTTATTAAACATTATAAGATACCGATGGCATTACCAGAATTGGCGGACTTGCGCTACGAAATGTCACCTTCGGAAACTCGATTAACGGGTGGACTTTTTTTAGCGGGAGACACACAATTAAATGGCTCTTTAAATGCCGCTATGCTTTCGGGAGAACGTGCAGCACTTGGAGTAATAGAAACGATATCAAGTAACATTTCTTAG
- a CDS encoding CIA30 family protein, with translation MESRIIYNFNKNSDLQNWIIVDDVVMGGQSSGTFSISANGFGVFEGVILLANNGGFSSVKYGFPRIQLDGYTKILLKIQGDGKAYQFRLKSNSEDYYSYIASFNTSRDWQEIEINLKDMFPSFRGKQLEQPNFSDDHIEVVTFLIANKKNEKFKLLIAKIELQ, from the coding sequence ATGGAATCAAGAATAATTTACAATTTTAATAAAAATTCAGACCTACAAAACTGGATAATTGTAGACGATGTGGTTATGGGCGGTCAATCATCAGGAACCTTTTCAATAAGTGCCAACGGTTTTGGTGTTTTTGAGGGTGTTATATTATTAGCTAATAATGGAGGGTTCTCTTCTGTAAAATATGGATTTCCAAGAATTCAATTAGATGGATATACGAAGATCCTTCTAAAAATCCAAGGCGATGGTAAAGCCTATCAATTCAGGTTAAAATCTAATTCGGAAGATTACTATTCATATATAGCTTCCTTTAATACCTCTAGAGATTGGCAGGAAATAGAGATTAACCTAAAAGATATGTTCCCTTCTTTCAGAGGGAAACAACTTGAGCAACCAAATTTTTCTGATGACCATATAGAAGTTGTAACCTTTTTGATAGCAAACAAGAAAAATGAGAAATTCAAACTCTTAATAGCTAAAATAGAATTACAATAA
- a CDS encoding response regulator, producing the protein MKRFIIIDDDAINNFLTKMILKKSFDSVKVNDFKIPEDGLKFIESETSINESDGKTIVFLDINMPTISGWDFLEAFELLNPAIKEHYTIYILSSSVDPSDINRARTNPLVKGFLEKPLKKEVILKIC; encoded by the coding sequence ATGAAGCGGTTTATTATTATTGATGACGACGCGATAAACAATTTCCTCACAAAAATGATTTTGAAAAAATCCTTTGACTCAGTAAAGGTTAATGATTTTAAAATTCCCGAAGATGGCCTGAAGTTTATAGAGTCCGAAACAAGCATTAATGAGTCAGATGGAAAAACAATAGTATTTTTGGACATAAACATGCCAACAATATCAGGATGGGATTTTCTTGAAGCTTTTGAACTTTTAAATCCTGCGATAAAAGAACATTACACTATTTATATATTATCGTCCTCGGTAGATCCTAGCGACATAAATCGGGCACGAACAAATCCGCTCGTAAAAGGTTTCTTAGAGAAACCACTCAAAAAAGAAGTCATTCTTAAAATATGCTAA